The segment CGCGGCAACGACCGGGTTGGGGGGGTGTGGTGTGGTCATGGCGCTCCTTGTGTGCGGCGGCGTCAACGGTCGGGCCCCGACGGCACCATCCGGCCTGTCGATCCGGTCGTGCCCGCCCAGGCCAGCCCGGGCCCCGCTCTGCCACCCGCAGGGCTGGCGTATCAGCCTGTCCCTGTCCGACGCAACCGTCAGGGTCAGGCGCCGTCCTTGCGCAGGAACAGCGATTGCGCGGTGTAGACCAGAATGGCGGCCCCGATGGCCCCCATCGCGGCCAAGCCCAGCAGCACGATGGCATCGATCGGCCCGCCGATGTCGCGCAGGTGCGAATGGGTCATCGCCTGCACGAACAGCACGGCCGCCACGGCGCCAAAGGGCATCGAAAGCTGCGCCACGAGGAACTTGCGCATCGACATCGACCGGTCGCGCACCAGCACGAAAAGATAGGCCAGCGTGACAATGGCGGCAGCCGCCACCATGGCCCAGAACAGGCCACGGCCGAAGATTTCCTCGAACACCGCAATCAGGGTTCCGAATGTCAGCTCTTTCATGGCGGTCTCCCTATGCCTTGCCGCGCAGCATTGCGTTGTAGGTGGCCTTCAGGGCCACCTCCTTCATCAGCCAACTGATCCACAGCTCCTCCAGCGGGGCGATGAGGCCGGGGAAGGACGGGACGAGGTTGTTGTGGTAGTCGAATTCGACCATCATCGCCTTGCCGACCCGGGTGATCAGCGGGCAGGAGGTATAGCCGTCGTAGACCTCGGTCCCCTCGCGGCCCCCGATGGCCGCGATCAGGTGATCCTCGACCACCGGCACCATCCACTTGACCGATGCCGCCGTCTTGCCCTTGGGCACGCCGGCCACGTCGCCCAGCGCAAATATCTCGGGGTAGCGCAGGTGGCGCAGGGTCTTCATGTCAACCTCGACCCAGCCCTGATCCGTCCATTTGTCGGCCCAGGACAGGCCGGACTGGCGGATCACCTCCGGCGCGCGCTGCGGCGGGATGACGTGCAGATAGTCGTAGGGCAGTTCAACGTCCGCCCGGGTCTCGGCCCGGGTTACGGGATCGACGGTGGTGGTGGCAAAGGTCGCGAGCTTCCGGCCCGGATCGACCGCCTTCAGCACATGGCTGTAATGCGGGATGATCCTGCGCTCCTCGAACAGCATCCGCACCTTTTCCGACACGATCGGCACCGAGAACAGCGCGGCATTGTGCGCGGCATAGTGGATTTCATACCTGCCCGCCCCCGCCCCCCGGCTGGCGATGTCGTCGATCAGGAAGGTGTGCTTCAGCGGCGCTCCGGCGCATTTCATCTCGGTGGCGGGGCGGGTGAACAGGCCGATGCCGCCCTCTTCGGTGAACTTCCGCGCCGCGGCCCAGGTTTTCGCGGCATATTCCGGGCCCGCATACAGCGCGCCGATGCCGTTGGTGCCCACGAGGTCTAGCGAGAAGCCCTCGATCGCGGCGTGATCCAGCACCAGTCCGGGGGCGACGATCAGGAAATCATAGGCGACGGTCTGGCCGCCCGAGGTGCCGACCGTCTTGGCCACCGGGTCGATGGCGGCGGCACTTTCGCTGATGAAGGTGATGCCTTGCGGCAACCAGTCGGTGGTTTTCGACACCGTGTAGGACGCGGGCCGCAACCCGGCGGCCACCAGCGACAGGCCGGGCTGATATAGGTGGGCGGCCCGCGTGTCGATCACGGTGATCACGGCGCCATCCAGCCGGTCAACCAGCCGGTTCACCATCGCGGTGCCCGCAGCCCCGGCCCCGATGATGACGATGCGCGCCCGGGTGGCCACGCGGGCGGCACGGGCGGGCTGTCCAAGGCCGGCAAGGGCCGCACCGGCGAACCCGAGCCCCAGAAACCCGCGGCGGGAAGTGGCAATATCTGTCAGGGTCATATGTTCTCCTCCGGTAAGCCGGTCATCCGGGCCAGCGGTCGAGTCGCTGCCTGTTCCTGACGAGTATACATTCAACTAACAGAATGCATACCCCCCCGAGCGTTGTCCTTCACGGGCAGGTTCTTCGCCCCCGGCATCAGCGGCACGCCTTCCGGCAGGATGGCCGCATCCGGGCCCTTGCCCTTCTGCGGCTTGTCCTGCGGTTGCTCAGCGCGGAGCGATGGAACAGCAGCCCGTGAGCATCCGAGGCTCTCCGCCTCCCTCCAGGATTACCGTCACGTCAAGACCATAGCTGCGGTCCGACATCCCGTCGGAACATGCCGCCGGCACCATGACTGCCGTCATGCGGCGAGA is part of the Paracoccaceae bacterium Fryx2 genome and harbors:
- a CDS encoding DUF5368 domain-containing protein, whose amino-acid sequence is MKELTFGTLIAVFEEIFGRGLFWAMVAAAAIVTLAYLFVLVRDRSMSMRKFLVAQLSMPFGAVAAVLFVQAMTHSHLRDIGGPIDAIVLLGLAAMGAIGAAILVYTAQSLFLRKDGA
- a CDS encoding FAD/NAD(P)-binding oxidoreductase, with protein sequence MTLTDIATSRRGFLGLGFAGAALAGLGQPARAARVATRARIVIIGAGAAGTAMVNRLVDRLDGAVITVIDTRAAHLYQPGLSLVAAGLRPASYTVSKTTDWLPQGITFISESAAAIDPVAKTVGTSGGQTVAYDFLIVAPGLVLDHAAIEGFSLDLVGTNGIGALYAGPEYAAKTWAAARKFTEEGGIGLFTRPATEMKCAGAPLKHTFLIDDIASRGAGAGRYEIHYAAHNAALFSVPIVSEKVRMLFEERRIIPHYSHVLKAVDPGRKLATFATTTVDPVTRAETRADVELPYDYLHVIPPQRAPEVIRQSGLSWADKWTDQGWVEVDMKTLRHLRYPEIFALGDVAGVPKGKTAASVKWMVPVVEDHLIAAIGGREGTEVYDGYTSCPLITRVGKAMMVEFDYHNNLVPSFPGLIAPLEELWISWLMKEVALKATYNAMLRGKA